From Astyanax mexicanus isolate ESR-SI-001 chromosome 16, AstMex3_surface, whole genome shotgun sequence, one genomic window encodes:
- the ano8b gene encoding anoctamin-8 isoform X2, with product MPDTAAASTGSGSGAGGGDAEGSRHRGRQQGAGDGEPSAPCPPAASGVLDKLFGKRLLQAGRYIMSHKSWMKTVPTENCDVLMTFADNIDDHTLLWLLNHIRLGIPELIIQIRHHKHTRVYAFFVTATYENLLRGAEEMGLRKSIKPEFGGGSRSFSCEEDYIYENIESELCFFTSQERQSIIKYWLDNLRAKPGEVLHNIHFLEGQPIIPELKARGVITQVFPLHEQRILGQLMKSWVQAVCEKQPLDDICDYFGVKIAMYFAWLGFYTTSMLYPAVIGFVLWMLTESDQTSRDICCVVFALFNVVWATLFLERWKRRGAELAYKWGTLDTPAESLEEPRPQFRGVKRCSPVTGCEEFYYPPWRRRLFTWLVSFPVCILCLCFVFLAMLICFELQEFVMGIKELPRVARFIPEIILAITVTACDEVYKKIACWLNDMENYRLQSAYEKNLIIKMVLFQFVNSYLSLFYIGFYLKDMERLKEMLATLLIIRQFLQNLKEVLQPYLYERHRLGELTLRAVWDLLVSALIKYGRLAAGRAQVSPADPTIPGPGLRGSRRGLLGHHDRRDRKCLNGGCGVPDEEGEEELGVERQSEEESEEESLVDCGLKLRKVSFIEKVERKSIGCVSPVEDNFLEEGSPTMVEKGMDPASVFEMCDDDDDNGVPETKELTSEPPPPAGSESSAPPRLRRRGRSLERADSKTRRESWIDPPGEHVTTTLTQAEIESCMQTYEDTFQDYQEMFIQFGYVVLFSSAFPLAAMCALINNIIEIRSDAFKLCTGLQRPFGMRVESIGQWQTVMEVMGLIAIIVNCYLIGQCGQLQRLFPWLSPEMAIISIVILEHFAILLKYVIHVAIPDIPGWVGEEMAKLEFQRREAFKHERQAQQHFQQQQRRKREEEERQRQAEYQARRERDDGRTDGPGGDHHHDKSQGGKSRSGGGGSGSDKPKRPSSLLANNNVMKLKQIIPLQSKFSSGTARSPQSPTGSEPKLPGFLSFKFLKSPENKKEAAAAAAAAAAAAATAAATAAASASTGSSAVIAAPGQEKSQSPSKSFNPGKLFNFGKSEGGACVNGAQPSKPGDGAQPSDKQPTKSDLNGVPDEIPSPGGEEGDNGNLLDSDSSGPKV from the exons ATAAACTGTTTGGGAAGAGGCTGCTGCAGGCCGGGCGGTACATCATGTCCCATAAATCCTGGATGAAGACAGTGCCCACAGAAAACTGTGACGTCCTCATGACTTTTGCAG aCAACATAGATGACCACACACTTCTTTGGCTGCTGAACCACATACGCCTTGGCATCCCAGAACTTATCATCCAAATACGACACCACAAGCATACCAGAGTCTATGCGTTTTTCGTTACAGCAACGTATGAAAA tctGTTACGAGGAGCAGAAGAGATGGGTCTGCGGAAATCAATAAAGCCAGAGTTTGGAGGTGGATCTCGCAGCTTCTCTTGTGAGGAAGACTACATTTATGAGAACATTGAGAGTGAACTCTGCTTCTTCACATCACAG GAACGTCAGAGCATAATCAAGTACTGGCTGGACAATCTCCGAGCCAAACCAGGGGAGGTCCTTCACAACATTCACTTTCTTGAAGGGCAGCCCATAA TTCCAGAGCTGAAGGCACGAGGCGTGATCACACAGGTCTTCCCTCTCCATGAGCAGAGAATTCTCGGCCAGCTAATGAAGTCCTGGGTGCAAGCAGTGTGTGAAAAACAACCGCTAG ATGATATATGTGATTATTTTGGAGTGAAGATTGCCATGTATTTCGCCTGGCTGGGTTTTTACACCACCTCTATGCTGTACCCTGCTGTGATCGGCTTTGTGCTGTGGATGCTGACTGAATCTGATCAG ACCAGCAGAGATATATGCTGTGTAGTTTTCGCCCTCTTTAATGTGGTGTGGGCCACGCTGTTTCTGGAGAGGTGGAAGCGGAGAGGAGCAGAACTGGCTTACAAATGGGGCACACTGGACACCCCGGCCGAATCACTGGAGGAACCCAGGCCGCAGTTTCGG GGTGTGAAGCGGTGCAGCCCGGTGACAGGCTGTGAAGAGTTTTATTATCCGCCCTGGAGGAGGAGGCTCTTCACGTGGCTGGTCAGCTTTCCTGTCTGCATATTATGCCTTTGCTTTGTCTTCCTGGCCATGCTCATCTGCTTTGAGCTTCAG GAATTTGTGATGGGGATTAAAGAGTTGCCGCGAGTGGCGAGATTTATCCCTGAAATCATACTGGCCATCACTGTGACTGCGTGTGATGAGGTGTACAAAAAGATAGCCTGCTGGCTTAATGATATGG AAAACTATAGACTCCAGAGTGCCTATGAGAAAAATCTCATCATTAAAATGGTTCTT tttcagtttgtAAATTCTTATCTCAGCCTTTTCTACATTGGATTCTACCTCAAAGACATGGAGCGTCTGAAAGAG ATGCTAGCTACACTGCTGATCATCCGCCAGTTTCTGCAGAATCTGAAGGAGGTGCTGCAGCCGTACCTGTACGAGCGGCACCGACTGGGAGAGCTCACACTGCGTGCTGTCTGGGACCTGCTGGTTTCTGCTCTGATCAAATATGGGCGGCTGGCGGCCGGCAGGGCTCAGGTGTCCCCCGCCGACCCCACCATCCCCGGCCCGGGGCTGAGGGGGAGCCGACGTGGCCTTCTGGGCCACCATGATCGCCGTGACCGCAAGTGCTTGAATGGTGGCTGCGGGGTGCCGGACGAGGAGGGTGAGGAGGAGCTCGGAGTGGAAAGACAGAGTGAGGAGGAGAGCGAAGAGGAGAGCCTGGTGGACTGTGGCCTCAAACTGCGCAAGGTCAGCTTTATCGAAAAGGTGGAGCGTAAGTCTATTGGCTGTGTCAGCCCCGTGGAGGACAACTTCCTGGAGGAGGGGAGCCCTACCATGGTTGAGAAGGGCATGGACCCTGCCTCAGTCTTTGAAATGtgtgatgacgatgatgataaCGGAGTCCCAGAGACCAAGGAGCTCACGTCAGAGCCACCCCCTCCTGCAGGGTCTGAGAGCAGCGCTCCTCCGAGGCTCCGGAGAAGAGGCCGCAGCCTGGAGAGAGCCGACAGCAAGACAAGGAGAGAGTCATGGATCGATCCACCGGGGGAGCATGTGACCACCACACTTACCCAGGCTGAGATTGAGAGCTGCATGCAAACATATGAG GACACATTTCAAGATTACCAGGAGATGTTCATCCAGTTTGgttatgtggtgcttttttcttCTGCCTTCCCATTGGCCGCCATGTGCGCCCTCATTAACAACATCATCGAGATCCGTAGTGACGCCTTCAAGCTGTGTACGGGCCTACAGCGGCCCTTTGGCATGAGAGTGGAGAGCATCGGACAGTGGCAG ACAGTAATGGAGGTCATGGGGCTGATAGCAATCATTGTAAACTGTTACTTGATTGGACAGTGTGGGCAGCTACAGAGGCTCTTCCCTTGGCTGAGCCCAGAGATGGCCATCATCTCTATTGTGATCctagag CACTTTGCCATTCTGCTGAAATATGTCATTCATGTGGCAATCCCCGACATTCCCGGCTGGGTTGGAGAAGAAATGGCCAAACTGGAGTTTCAGCGCAGAGAAGCATTCAAG CACGAGCGCCAGGCGCAGCAGCACTTCCAGCAACAGCagaggagaaagagggaggaggaggagcggcAGCGGCAGGCCGAGTACCAGGCTCGTCGTGAGCGGGATGATGGACGCACCGATGGCCCTGGAGGAGACCACCATCACGACAAGAGTCAGGGGGGCAAGTCGAGGTCGGGGGGAGGAGGCTCAGGAAGCGACAAACCGAAGAGGCCCAGCTCATTGCTGGCCAACAACAATGTCATGAAGCTCAAGCAGATTATTCCACTGCAGAGCAAGTTCTCCTCTGGCACGGCCCGTTCCCCGCAGTCACCCACAGGGAGCGAGCCCAAACTACCGGGCTTCCTCAGCTTTAAGTTCCTCAAGTCTCCAGAGAATAAGAAAGAGGCAgcagccgctgctgctgccgccgccgctgctgcagcaACTGCAGCAGCaactgcagcagcttcagcttcaacagGCAGTAGTGCTGTGATTGCAGCACCAGGCCAGGAGAAGTCCCAGTCCCCCAGCAAGTCCTTCAACCCTGGGAAACTCTTTAACTTTGGGAAATCAGAAGGCGGGGCTTGTGTGAATGGGGCTCAGCCTTCAAAACCAGGGGATGGGGCACAGCCTTCAGATAAGCAACCCACAAAGTCTGATCTGAATGGGGTCCCGGATGAAATCCCATCTCCAGGGGGAGAGGAAGGAGATAATGGAAACTTGTTAGACTCTGACTCCTCAGGGCCTAAAGTCTAA
- the ano8b gene encoding anoctamin-8 isoform X1 yields MPDTAAASTGSGSGAGGGDAEGSRHRGRQQGAGDGEPSAPCPPAASGVLDKLFGKRLLQAGRYIMSHKSWMKTVPTENCDVLMTFADNIDDHTLLWLLNHIRLGIPELIIQIRHHKHTRVYAFFVTATYENLLRGAEEMGLRKSIKPEFGGGSRSFSCEEDYIYENIESELCFFTSQERQSIIKYWLDNLRAKPGEVLHNIHFLEGQPIIPELKARGVITQVFPLHEQRILGQLMKSWVQAVCEKQPLDDICDYFGVKIAMYFAWLGFYTTSMLYPAVIGFVLWMLTESDQTSRDICCVVFALFNVVWATLFLERWKRRGAELAYKWGTLDTPAESLEEPRPQFRGVKRCSPVTGCEEFYYPPWRRRLFTWLVSFPVCILCLCFVFLAMLICFELQEFVMGIKELPRVARFIPEIILAITVTACDEVYKKIACWLNDMENYRLQSAYEKNLIIKMVLFQFVNSYLSLFYIGFYLKDMERLKEMLATLLIIRQFLQNLKEVLQPYLYERHRLGELTLRAVWDLLVSALIKYGRLAAGRAQVSPADPTIPGPGLRGSRRGLLGHHDRRDRKCLNGGCGVPDEEGEEELGVERQSEEESEEESLVDCGLKLRKVSFIEKVERKSIGCVSPVEDNFLEEGSPTMVEKGMDPASVFEMCDDDDDNGVPETKELTSEPPPPAGSESSAPPRLRRRGRSLERADSKTRRESWIDPPGEHVTTTLTQAEIESCMQTYEDTFQDYQEMFIQFGYVVLFSSAFPLAAMCALINNIIEIRSDAFKLCTGLQRPFGMRVESIGQWQTVMEVMGLIAIIVNCYLIGQCGQLQRLFPWLSPEMAIISIVILEHFAILLKYVIHVAIPDIPGWVGEEMAKLEFQRREAFKKHERQAQQHFQQQQRRKREEEERQRQAEYQARRERDDGRTDGPGGDHHHDKSQGGKSRSGGGGSGSDKPKRPSSLLANNNVMKLKQIIPLQSKFSSGTARSPQSPTGSEPKLPGFLSFKFLKSPENKKEAAAAAAAAAAAAATAAATAAASASTGSSAVIAAPGQEKSQSPSKSFNPGKLFNFGKSEGGACVNGAQPSKPGDGAQPSDKQPTKSDLNGVPDEIPSPGGEEGDNGNLLDSDSSGPKV; encoded by the exons ATAAACTGTTTGGGAAGAGGCTGCTGCAGGCCGGGCGGTACATCATGTCCCATAAATCCTGGATGAAGACAGTGCCCACAGAAAACTGTGACGTCCTCATGACTTTTGCAG aCAACATAGATGACCACACACTTCTTTGGCTGCTGAACCACATACGCCTTGGCATCCCAGAACTTATCATCCAAATACGACACCACAAGCATACCAGAGTCTATGCGTTTTTCGTTACAGCAACGTATGAAAA tctGTTACGAGGAGCAGAAGAGATGGGTCTGCGGAAATCAATAAAGCCAGAGTTTGGAGGTGGATCTCGCAGCTTCTCTTGTGAGGAAGACTACATTTATGAGAACATTGAGAGTGAACTCTGCTTCTTCACATCACAG GAACGTCAGAGCATAATCAAGTACTGGCTGGACAATCTCCGAGCCAAACCAGGGGAGGTCCTTCACAACATTCACTTTCTTGAAGGGCAGCCCATAA TTCCAGAGCTGAAGGCACGAGGCGTGATCACACAGGTCTTCCCTCTCCATGAGCAGAGAATTCTCGGCCAGCTAATGAAGTCCTGGGTGCAAGCAGTGTGTGAAAAACAACCGCTAG ATGATATATGTGATTATTTTGGAGTGAAGATTGCCATGTATTTCGCCTGGCTGGGTTTTTACACCACCTCTATGCTGTACCCTGCTGTGATCGGCTTTGTGCTGTGGATGCTGACTGAATCTGATCAG ACCAGCAGAGATATATGCTGTGTAGTTTTCGCCCTCTTTAATGTGGTGTGGGCCACGCTGTTTCTGGAGAGGTGGAAGCGGAGAGGAGCAGAACTGGCTTACAAATGGGGCACACTGGACACCCCGGCCGAATCACTGGAGGAACCCAGGCCGCAGTTTCGG GGTGTGAAGCGGTGCAGCCCGGTGACAGGCTGTGAAGAGTTTTATTATCCGCCCTGGAGGAGGAGGCTCTTCACGTGGCTGGTCAGCTTTCCTGTCTGCATATTATGCCTTTGCTTTGTCTTCCTGGCCATGCTCATCTGCTTTGAGCTTCAG GAATTTGTGATGGGGATTAAAGAGTTGCCGCGAGTGGCGAGATTTATCCCTGAAATCATACTGGCCATCACTGTGACTGCGTGTGATGAGGTGTACAAAAAGATAGCCTGCTGGCTTAATGATATGG AAAACTATAGACTCCAGAGTGCCTATGAGAAAAATCTCATCATTAAAATGGTTCTT tttcagtttgtAAATTCTTATCTCAGCCTTTTCTACATTGGATTCTACCTCAAAGACATGGAGCGTCTGAAAGAG ATGCTAGCTACACTGCTGATCATCCGCCAGTTTCTGCAGAATCTGAAGGAGGTGCTGCAGCCGTACCTGTACGAGCGGCACCGACTGGGAGAGCTCACACTGCGTGCTGTCTGGGACCTGCTGGTTTCTGCTCTGATCAAATATGGGCGGCTGGCGGCCGGCAGGGCTCAGGTGTCCCCCGCCGACCCCACCATCCCCGGCCCGGGGCTGAGGGGGAGCCGACGTGGCCTTCTGGGCCACCATGATCGCCGTGACCGCAAGTGCTTGAATGGTGGCTGCGGGGTGCCGGACGAGGAGGGTGAGGAGGAGCTCGGAGTGGAAAGACAGAGTGAGGAGGAGAGCGAAGAGGAGAGCCTGGTGGACTGTGGCCTCAAACTGCGCAAGGTCAGCTTTATCGAAAAGGTGGAGCGTAAGTCTATTGGCTGTGTCAGCCCCGTGGAGGACAACTTCCTGGAGGAGGGGAGCCCTACCATGGTTGAGAAGGGCATGGACCCTGCCTCAGTCTTTGAAATGtgtgatgacgatgatgataaCGGAGTCCCAGAGACCAAGGAGCTCACGTCAGAGCCACCCCCTCCTGCAGGGTCTGAGAGCAGCGCTCCTCCGAGGCTCCGGAGAAGAGGCCGCAGCCTGGAGAGAGCCGACAGCAAGACAAGGAGAGAGTCATGGATCGATCCACCGGGGGAGCATGTGACCACCACACTTACCCAGGCTGAGATTGAGAGCTGCATGCAAACATATGAG GACACATTTCAAGATTACCAGGAGATGTTCATCCAGTTTGgttatgtggtgcttttttcttCTGCCTTCCCATTGGCCGCCATGTGCGCCCTCATTAACAACATCATCGAGATCCGTAGTGACGCCTTCAAGCTGTGTACGGGCCTACAGCGGCCCTTTGGCATGAGAGTGGAGAGCATCGGACAGTGGCAG ACAGTAATGGAGGTCATGGGGCTGATAGCAATCATTGTAAACTGTTACTTGATTGGACAGTGTGGGCAGCTACAGAGGCTCTTCCCTTGGCTGAGCCCAGAGATGGCCATCATCTCTATTGTGATCctagag CACTTTGCCATTCTGCTGAAATATGTCATTCATGTGGCAATCCCCGACATTCCCGGCTGGGTTGGAGAAGAAATGGCCAAACTGGAGTTTCAGCGCAGAGAAGCATTCAAG AAGCACGAGCGCCAGGCGCAGCAGCACTTCCAGCAACAGCagaggagaaagagggaggaggaggagcggcAGCGGCAGGCCGAGTACCAGGCTCGTCGTGAGCGGGATGATGGACGCACCGATGGCCCTGGAGGAGACCACCATCACGACAAGAGTCAGGGGGGCAAGTCGAGGTCGGGGGGAGGAGGCTCAGGAAGCGACAAACCGAAGAGGCCCAGCTCATTGCTGGCCAACAACAATGTCATGAAGCTCAAGCAGATTATTCCACTGCAGAGCAAGTTCTCCTCTGGCACGGCCCGTTCCCCGCAGTCACCCACAGGGAGCGAGCCCAAACTACCGGGCTTCCTCAGCTTTAAGTTCCTCAAGTCTCCAGAGAATAAGAAAGAGGCAgcagccgctgctgctgccgccgccgctgctgcagcaACTGCAGCAGCaactgcagcagcttcagcttcaacagGCAGTAGTGCTGTGATTGCAGCACCAGGCCAGGAGAAGTCCCAGTCCCCCAGCAAGTCCTTCAACCCTGGGAAACTCTTTAACTTTGGGAAATCAGAAGGCGGGGCTTGTGTGAATGGGGCTCAGCCTTCAAAACCAGGGGATGGGGCACAGCCTTCAGATAAGCAACCCACAAAGTCTGATCTGAATGGGGTCCCGGATGAAATCCCATCTCCAGGGGGAGAGGAAGGAGATAATGGAAACTTGTTAGACTCTGACTCCTCAGGGCCTAAAGTCTAA
- the dda1 gene encoding DET1- and DDB1-associated protein 1 — protein sequence MDKADFLKGLPVYNKTNFSRFHADSVCKASNRRPSVYLPTREYPSEQIIVTEKTNILLRYLHQQWDKKNAAKKREQEQGEGGSPAPPRKIARTDSQEMNEDS from the exons ATGGATAAA GCGGATTTCCTGAAAGGTCTCCCTGTATACAACAAGACCAACTTCAGTAGATTCCATGCGGACTCTGTTTGCAAAGCATCG AATAGAAGACCGTCAGTATATCTGCCTACACGGGAATATCCCTCGGAGCAGA TTATTGTTACAGAGAAAACAAATATTCTTCTGCGCTACCTTCATCAACAGTGGGACAAAAag aaTGCAGCTAAGAAGCGGGAGCAGGAGCAGGGAGAAGGAGGAAGTCCTGCACCTCCACGCAAAATCGCCCGGACTGACAGTCAAGAAATGAACGAAGACTCTTAA